The Rhopalosiphum maidis isolate BTI-1 chromosome 1, ASM367621v3, whole genome shotgun sequence genome has a segment encoding these proteins:
- the LOC113548364 gene encoding mediator of RNA polymerase II transcription subunit 11 yields MAAPMERIQALELIEKDIITCLQSAGQALLELSKEKSSLKQVENQSHQFLKSLGNVESKLTEQINYLTQVSTGQPYENSGYASQKVLQMAWHRLEHARSRVKELERSKNKYLQDQEQLKGNVSNLL; encoded by the coding sequence atggcTGCGCCAATGGAACGTATTCAAGCACTGGAATTAATCGAAAAGGacataataacatgtttaCAAAGCGCTGGTCAAGCACTATTAGAACTTAGTAAAGAAAAATCAAGTTTGAAACAAGTAGAGAACCAATCACACCAGTTCTTAAAAAGTTTAGGTAATGTTGAATCAAAGCTAActgaacaaataaattatttgactcAAGTATCTACTGGTCAGCCATATGAAAATAGTGGGTATGCATCACAAAAAGTTCTCCAAATGGCTTGGCATCGTCTTGAACATGCAAGAAGCAGGGTGAAAGAATTGGAACgttctaaaaataagtatctTCAGGATCAAGAACAATTAAAAGGAAATGTCtcaaatctattataa
- the LOC113548056 gene encoding N-lysine methyltransferase KMT5A-A isoform X1, protein MLNTLKMVKKKTNKLASQNSNATNKRAQGSIKKYCTKKRVNKKKNICVKLRENINGNDNQNAINSTPIILNRKNNKRKKSLANVENNLMLYEIKPLSPTKLSISVKKFYNNNKFKQYEENLHLYNKNDTEHFKDIIPTNTNKNKDNKDVKHKSILNCQKNYSRPKKKFKNVNYHKPYDLNPQLNKESYKKKQKSNKIESTKVFNKESDLENDQMHLNSLQSQIKNETQTNEYLVEEYQVTKSTINALSISVKRFYKNKTSSNDNEKVIKDMPLVSDTTFNSKADFNQSPLSSKLNSSHKISLNVKHINDTSNNKQQKVTAFFPIRRSARKTKNIVNEEKQIALEEAIASQNEDGLKITVFPNKGRGIIAGKDFARGEYVVEYSGELIYVQEARKREAIYSQDTSTGCYMYYFKYGSTHYCIDATPESSRLGRLVNHSRFGNLVPKVVEVGGLPRIVLIAKSDIKRDEELTYDYGDRSKESLINHPWLAY, encoded by the exons aGAgtcaacaagaaaaaaaacatttgcgTTAAACTTAGGGAAAATATAAATGGCAATGATAATCAAAATGCAATTAATTCTActccaattattttgaatagaaaaA ataataaaagaaaaaaatctttggcaaatgttgaaaataaccTAATGTTATATGAAATCAAACCATTAAGTCCTACAAAACTCTCGATAAGTGTTAAAAAGTTCTACAATAAT aataaattcaaacaatatgaagaaaatttacatttatacaacaaaaatgaTACAGAGCATTTTAAGGACATAATACcaactaatacaaataaaaataaag ataataaagatGTCaaacataaaagtattttaaattgtcaaaaaaattacagCAGACCTAAAaagaagtttaaaaatgttaactatcATAAACCATATGATTTGAACCCTCAACTAAATAAag aatcgtataaaaagaaacagaaatctaataaaattgagtccacaaaagtttttaataaggaGAGTGACTTAGAGAATGATCAAATGCATTTGAATTCTTTACAATCACAAA TAAAGAATGAAACTCAGACAAATGAATATCTTGTTGAAGAATATCAAGTAACAAAATCTACAATTAATGCTCTCTCTATATCTGTTAAgcgtttttacaaaaat aagacCTCATCTAATGATAATGAAAAAGTCATCAAGGATATGCCACTTGTTTCTGATACTACATTTAATtcaa aagcaGATTTTAATCAGTCACCACTatcatcaaaattaaacaGTAGTCATAAAAtaag tttaaatgtaaaacatataaatgatACGTCTAATAATAAGCAACAAAAAGTCACCGCATTTTTTCCTATCCGAAGAAGTGctcgtaaaacaaaaaatatagtcaatGAAGAAAAACAAATAGCCTTAGAAGAAGCGATTGCTTCACAAAACGAAGAtggattaaaa ATAACTGTATTTCCTAATAAAGGTCGTGGTATAATTGCTGGTAAAGATTTCGCTCGTGGTGAGTATGTTGTTGAATATTCTGgagaattaatttatgtacaagAAGCACGTAAAAGAGAAGCCATTTATTCACAAGATACCTCAACTGGCTGTTAcatgtattatttcaaatatggtTCAACACATTATTG TATTGATGCAACCCCTGAAAGTTCAAGACTTGGTAGACTTGTAAATCATTCAAGATTTGGTAATCTTGTACCTAAGGTTGTTGAAGTAGGTGGGTTACCCAGGATTGTTTTAATCGCGAAATCTGATATTAAACGAGATGAAGAATTAACCTATGATTATGGTGATCGTAGCAAAGAATCTCTCATCAATCATCCGTGGCTTGCATATTGA
- the LOC113548056 gene encoding N-lysine methyltransferase KMT5A-A isoform X2, translating into MLYEIKPLSPTKLSISVKKFYNNNKFKQYEENLHLYNKNDTEHFKDIIPTNTNKNKDNKDVKHKSILNCQKNYSRPKKKFKNVNYHKPYDLNPQLNKESYKKKQKSNKIESTKVFNKESDLENDQMHLNSLQSQIKNETQTNEYLVEEYQVTKSTINALSISVKRFYKNKTSSNDNEKVIKDMPLVSDTTFNSKADFNQSPLSSKLNSSHKISLNVKHINDTSNNKQQKVTAFFPIRRSARKTKNIVNEEKQIALEEAIASQNEDGLKITVFPNKGRGIIAGKDFARGEYVVEYSGELIYVQEARKREAIYSQDTSTGCYMYYFKYGSTHYCIDATPESSRLGRLVNHSRFGNLVPKVVEVGGLPRIVLIAKSDIKRDEELTYDYGDRSKESLINHPWLAY; encoded by the exons ATGTTATATGAAATCAAACCATTAAGTCCTACAAAACTCTCGATAAGTGTTAAAAAGTTCTACAATAAT aataaattcaaacaatatgaagaaaatttacatttatacaacaaaaatgaTACAGAGCATTTTAAGGACATAATACcaactaatacaaataaaaataaag ataataaagatGTCaaacataaaagtattttaaattgtcaaaaaaattacagCAGACCTAAAaagaagtttaaaaatgttaactatcATAAACCATATGATTTGAACCCTCAACTAAATAAag aatcgtataaaaagaaacagaaatctaataaaattgagtccacaaaagtttttaataaggaGAGTGACTTAGAGAATGATCAAATGCATTTGAATTCTTTACAATCACAAA TAAAGAATGAAACTCAGACAAATGAATATCTTGTTGAAGAATATCAAGTAACAAAATCTACAATTAATGCTCTCTCTATATCTGTTAAgcgtttttacaaaaat aagacCTCATCTAATGATAATGAAAAAGTCATCAAGGATATGCCACTTGTTTCTGATACTACATTTAATtcaa aagcaGATTTTAATCAGTCACCACTatcatcaaaattaaacaGTAGTCATAAAAtaag tttaaatgtaaaacatataaatgatACGTCTAATAATAAGCAACAAAAAGTCACCGCATTTTTTCCTATCCGAAGAAGTGctcgtaaaacaaaaaatatagtcaatGAAGAAAAACAAATAGCCTTAGAAGAAGCGATTGCTTCACAAAACGAAGAtggattaaaa ATAACTGTATTTCCTAATAAAGGTCGTGGTATAATTGCTGGTAAAGATTTCGCTCGTGGTGAGTATGTTGTTGAATATTCTGgagaattaatttatgtacaagAAGCACGTAAAAGAGAAGCCATTTATTCACAAGATACCTCAACTGGCTGTTAcatgtattatttcaaatatggtTCAACACATTATTG TATTGATGCAACCCCTGAAAGTTCAAGACTTGGTAGACTTGTAAATCATTCAAGATTTGGTAATCTTGTACCTAAGGTTGTTGAAGTAGGTGGGTTACCCAGGATTGTTTTAATCGCGAAATCTGATATTAAACGAGATGAAGAATTAACCTATGATTATGGTGATCGTAGCAAAGAATCTCTCATCAATCATCCGTGGCTTGCATATTGA